The sequence tttgtgttttctttttgtattcatGAAGATGGATGCCTTACAGGATGAGTAATTACAACTTAATGACCGTGTGTATTTTCATGTATACGTCTCTTCTGCGTGTGCGGTGGTGCTATGACAATCATGTGTGTATGCTCATGCCTGTACAGTACAGCTACCTCACGTGACCTCTGCAACGCTTGCCTCGTGCTGTTATCGGCAACCTAGAAGAGACAAGTTAACACAAAGTGACTGACGCATCATTTTTACTATAAAACAAAGGACTGAAGCAAATTCTTTGATACGTATCTGCGGGGCTCTTTTGATTCAAGGGTTGATTTGAAAACTTCTGCTTAagtcataaaaatattttgtgtctTACAGATATTCTACAAAGTCACCAGAGAGATTTTTCCTGGCCAGGAGCTGCTACTTTTCATGAAGGCTGAAGAGTATTCATGTGATACGATGGCTCCTGATATTCATGGTGGGCACCTCAcgcatgcacagacacaaatattttggtttttttctctctctgctgtaaACATATCTCACAAAtggttttttttctatgttaatTCCCCCCCTCCCGCCCCGACACCTTGCACTACGCAGAGGAGAGGCAGTACCGCTGTGAGGATTGTGACCAGCACTTTGAGTCCCGAAACCAGCTGCTGGACCACCAGAAGAAGCCGTGTGGGatgcccccctcctccttcctgAACCCAGGTTtgaattttcattattattactttttttctaCCACCATAAAAATAGAGTTGTACAGAGTGTCGAGAAACATGTGTTGCTGAACTGGGACCAAGACACTAATGATCTAAGTGCTTTGTCTCTCATCGGAGCAACTGAAAATGAGATCATAGAGTAGTGCTCTGTGGAAAAGGTGAATCTGATCTACGCTTTAGCCATGAGGACGACTTTAAAACCTTCCACTTTCGAGTGAATGAAGCTTTTTTTGAGCTGCTTGTATAACTTCTTATGTAATCTAGGAGGCGACAATGACCTGAAAGCCCAAGAACCTCAAGACTTGCGACCCCTCCACATGTCCCAAGGACTACACGAATGTAAAGAGTGTGACCAGGTCTTCCCTGATGTTCAGAGGTAACTGGATGGACACATTTCATCCCATGATTTATTCGAGCAAGTGctgacaaacaaacatgtgaTTCAAGACAAATCCTTCCAAtctcattgtcttttttttcttttttcttttctgcagccTGGAGGCCCACAGCTTGTCCCACAGTGAGGAGAGAGAATATAAGTGTGACCAGTGTCCCAAGGCCTTCAACTGGAAATCGAACCTGATCCGACATCAGATGTCGCACGACAGTGGCAAGCACTACGAATGTGAAAACTGCTCAAAGGTAAAGTGATGACTGTTGAAGGGAATATTTCATGATTTGGGATGCAGATATTTGTGCACATGTGTCCCCTCTGCACATTTTTTTAGAAGCAGATAGTAACCCtcccgtgtgtctgtgtggttccTCCCCCCAGCAGGTGTTCACAGACCCCAGTAACCTCCAAAGGCACATTCGCTCGCAGCACGTCGGGGCGCGTGCTCATGCCTGTTCTGAGTGTGGCAAGACGTTTGCAACGTCTTCAGGCCTCAAACAGCATAAGCACATCCACAGCAGTGTCAAGCCCTTCATGTGTAAGTCACTAAGACCCTACCTATGTAAGTCTACTCAGTACATTATAAGAATAACAGTAATGACATGCTTTGGCTTGCCttctaatgtgttttttgggggggggggaaatcacTTCATCCTTCTGCAGGTCTTTTTCTCCAGAACTAATCTTGTAATGTTCTACAGGGTTTACACGTGATAATATACTGCAGCGAAGCAAAGACGTTTCTTTAGAAAGGCCCATGCAGTCTGTTTTCTGCACCGAGCCTCGCACACTGCTGACATAATAATAACAGCATTTTAACGAGCATGTAATTCAGTTTGAATCGTTGAATCTTTGTCTAACCTTGATTTTGCTTGTAACTGTGATTTAATCTAATGTTTTGTTGACATACATCTTGCAGGCTTTTTTGTCTCGTGTCTTGGTTTCTTTATTTCTTGAGCacatactttcttttttcttattttttgggGTCCTCGCTAACTCCTGCAGGATCCAAAAACCTTTGACCTTTCACACTTTCACCACCTCACACAAGAGATCTGATCTCCATATCCCCTGAAGCATTATGACCTCCACCCTCTGCCCCTTTCCTCTTtcccctgttttattttttattgtttttttgtttttttaagtgggcTCATACAAATCTGTGCACATTAAATACATactatctttttcttttgtcatgaaaacacacagacaaacacatataaataaatatccatATACTTAAGCAGGAGTGACGGCATCTCCAGTGAAGACTTCAGATTTCCCTATCTCGTCTTTTGCCTCCAGAACACGCACCATTCCTCACAAATAGCAACCACATGTACAGCCCCTCTTCCCTGCGCTTCCTCTGAATTGGAGTCCATTTGCTATAATCAGCAGAAACTATGCAGGTTTAAAAACAACTAATAGCTgtctaaaaaaagagagagagacaaagcagCCTCCAACATGATGGCTGCCTGGGAGAAATCATATGCGAAGTGCCTTTTTGTGTGAGTGCTCTTGTAGGGTCTGTATgcatgtgcttgtgtgtgcataCTAGTATTCGTGATTTAGTGCACGCAGTGTGTCAAGGATGCGTGCATACAAGCTTTTGTATGAACGGGGAGCACCCAGAGGTGCTGGGTTGTTAATTCCCACACTCAAGTGAACATTATTTATCTGCTGCACTTTTCACAGGAGCATGtttataatattttgtttttcagtttattaagtGCTGAAGAATACGCACATGTGGTGAATCCTGCCCCACAGTGTGAGTGTGATGCGTATGTTCTCAGGATGTAAATGTCACAAGAACTAAACTGAGTCAAAGGGCTTTTTTCTTCCAGTCTGCTCAGGCTATGTGGGCGtacttgtatttaaaaaaatatagtcACAAGGAGAGATCATTAATAGCtcttgttccttctttttttggctaaaatttaaaatttcaagcaaatttaaaatacaaattctTTAGTGTtcttttaaacagtttaaaatggCCTAACACACCCATGGTGATGATTAGGTAACGCTTAGAGAAACTGAGAAACTGCTGTTTCATGTCACAGTGCTAGACGTCAGCTTCATTGGTTAAATTGACTGAAAGGTCTGGGCTCagggaattttttttcttctccttcctctgctgcttcttcttcttcttcttcttcattagCCTGGCTGTGTCCAAAAAAGCTTAGCCACAAATAcccttattttaatttatttttctggtTCCTGAaaattcacctttttttttttctttttttaaaatataggaTTACATTCACTCCTGGCTTGAACTTTCCCATTTGGAGTTCCTCTGGGATGTTTATTCAAATGTGCTtccaaaatgcttttttttcctgttctccCTCTCCATCTCCTTGAATTGCCTCTTGTGCACCTTGAGGCTGGAAAGCatccaaagtatgcagaagtgaaaccaCAGTGTGAGCCTAACCACTTCCTTATCCTCGTTTAGAAGATCTAATAACAATATGAGCTAAATCAATCATCCAGAAATCCTTCTTACTGCTTTCCTAAAAGTGTAGGGTGAACACAAGCTGCAATCCACAAAATCCATAGTGTGGGAGGGGTGTGACAAAGAGGGACATCTTCTGCATGACAGAAGTTCAGAGACACAAAACTGAAAAGCACAACCAAAATAGCATATGATGGGTTACTATTCCCACTATTAAATCATCCATTTACAATAGAAATAGCTGACAGATTAATACTGACCAACAGATACCATCAGATGGTGGATTTTTTGTTGGGTGTTGTCATTGTACGTCTCCGGAGACAGACTGACTGACAGGCAGGCATAGAGAGTGTGGCTGTTGACTGTGGGAAGGTCAGTAAGCGCAGGATGACAGAGCCAACTATGGGGACAAGGTGAGGGGGCTGAGGGGGTGACTAGAGAGGCCCAGAgagagtgggggtgggggttgggGGGGAAGCAGCAGAGGACGTGAGACCTGTCCCTGGGAACCGGACTGCAGGATAGGATTCATTCAACTCCACTTCCTTCTCAAACTTAAAATAGAGCCATTGTACTGAATGAGGCTGAgaatgtgtgtgcgtttgtgtgtgtgtgtagctttatgcctgtgtgtgtctgtgtgtgtgattacaATTTCGTTGCGGTGTGTGTGGATATTTTGTGAATGTGACTGCATGTacacatgtgtgtctctgtgtgattgTTTATGGACTCCCTGGGAGCGTCCCTGGAAGGACAATGGGGCTGGAGATGCCTGGGAATTTGGTTTGATGTGCAGCTGATGAGTGGCAGCGAGTGACTCACACCATCAACCAAATAGATTCTCTGACAATTCCAGGATCTGGACACACctcttcttttctgttctgCTGGAACATTGTCAGAGTATTGATGGGAACACAAGTGTATCACTCATGCTGCATTTCCTCTGCCTTTGCTTCAGCCGGCCTGAAGCATAGAAATGTCATATTAAATTATGTAATTttggtgtgtatgtgcatgagGAGTTGGGAGGGGTGGAGGGGTGGGGGTTCAGTTCATGTCAGAGGCTGATGCAATCTATGCTTGTCTCTGTTTCCCTACAGGTGAAGTCTGCCACAAGTCCTACACCCAGTTCTCTAACCTTTGCCGCCACAAACGTATGCACGCTGACTGCCGCACACAGATCAAATGTAAGGACTGTGGGCAAATGTTCAGCACCACCTCTTCCCTCAACAAGCACCGGCGCTTCTGTGAAGGGAAGAACCACTTCACAGCAGGAGGGCTGTTTGCCCAGGGTATGCCACTCCCTGGGGCCCCCGGCTTGGACAAATCAGCTCTTGCAATGGGTCACAGCAGTGCAGGACTTGCTGATTATTTTGGGGCTAGCCGACATCACAGCGGACTTACGTTCCCTGCTGCCCCAGCATTTCCTTTCAGCTTCCCTGGCCTGTTCCCCTCTGGACTTTATCACCGGCCGCCACTCATTCCTGCCACAACTTCTCCTGTCAGACAGCCATCCCACGCACCTGTTGCTGGACCTGGAGTAGAGCTGAGCAAGAGTCCTTTGCTGCCTCCAAGCCCTGGTGCTCAGGAGTCTCAAGAACTTCTCAAAGCTCTCCGCAAAGACGGCGGTTCACCTGGAAGTCAAATGCCAGTGTCAGACAGCCAGGGCTCATCCTATACCAAGCAAAAGAACAAGCAGAGTGACCAGTCTGAAAGCAGCGACCTGGATGATGTCAGCACACCCAGTGGAAGTGATCTAGAGAGCACGTCAGGCTCCGAGCTCGAAAGCGACATGGACagtgagagggagaggggggctGCTCGAGAAAACGGAAAAGGTCCAAAGAGGAAGGCCAGTGAAGGAGGCCCTCAAAGCCCCGGCCTGATGGGCAGCAGCGCTGCTAAAGACTTTCCAGGCCCTTCCCTCATCCCGTCCCCGCTGGACGAACACACAGCTGTAACAGGAGCTGTGAATGACTCTATTAAGGCCATTGCCTCAATTGCCGAGAAGTATTTTGGCTCCACTGGGCTAGCTGGCCTACAGGACAAGAAGGTTGGGTCTCTTCCCTATCCTTCTATGTTTCCACTGCCTTTCTTCCCAGCGTTCTCCCCTCCGGTTTACCCCTTCCCAGACAGAGACCTCAGAACTGCAGGCCTGAAGGGGGAGCCACAATCACCTGCAGATGACTGCAAGAAGGCCCAAGGGAAGTCTTCATCCGAGTCCCCATTTGACCTCACCACCAAGCGAAAGGAGGAAAAGTTAGCATCCTTTGCATCTTCCAAACCAGAAATGGCCCAATCTATGGGTCAGGATCAGCCACTAGATTTGAGCCTTGGGGCCAGGGGCCGTGGGCGTAATCcaagagaggaggagacgaAAAAGAATCCAAATTACGAAGAGGAGAAAGGAGTGGTGGAGATCCCAAAAGCAGACACTTCCTTACAACATGCTAGGCCCACCCCTTTCTTCATGGACCCCATCTATAGGTATTGTTATTACCAGTAACTCTCTAAGCCTTTATTTGGTTAAAtaacagtatttaaaaaatgtaattacttcTATATGCTGCAAATGTGCATACAGATTTGCAAAGTTTGTCAGTTATTTTGTAAAACTGAATATAATCTCACTGATAACCACTAAGAGCTAATAGAAATCTACTATTAGCAGGGTTGAGAAGAGGAGAATGAGCGATCCGTTTGAGACTCTGAAAGACAAGTACATGCGACCCGCTCCGGGCTTCCTTTTCCATCCACAGGTAGGTTTAAACTATGGCTTTCATAGGAATTGGGGAAATTTGGGAAAGGATGCATACCGGGTACAACATAAAGGATTAAATATTGCATTCTTACGAGTTCAGCAGCTCTTTACTCTTTTAGTTATTTAAGTTGATGATTTAGATGCCTATACTGCCCTAATTTATAAGGGTACGagtttcatcacagctgtcatGGGTCTTGCCATCAAACAATGGCACAATTCAAGCTTACAAGTCCACTCTTGGCCTCCTATGTACACAGCAGTGACAGCAACATGTAATTTAACCAACCAGTGCATATTATGATTCTTTCTACAAAGAGCTTTTATCCTTAATGGTTATCACAGACTGACCAGACTGGATTAATGAGGATTAGCATGTGACTCTAGTTTTACCCAAGCTACTGCCTGTTAAGCCCGCTGCTGGCTCCCCGAAACAGATGTGTTTCGGAAAGAAAGGCCACTTTGTGACACATCTTCCTATAATATGTCTTTgattacaatataaaaaaaatgatatgctCTTAAAGCAACGGTTTCTGCCCCTGGGTTTTCTGTGCCAGTATTTCCAGCGTGAGGCTCCATTTAACGGGTATGTGTCCATGCGTGCACACgggtctgtgtgtatgtatgtcgaTGACATGTTGCATTGACGTTCATTTGTTCAATCTTCCCCCGCGGGTGAGAACGGTCTGCTGGAAAGTGAAAACACCACTTTCTCAGgcacatgattttttttctctcttttctggcTGTTTCAGGCCTGGTTTTTACAGGCTGTTTCATTTGTCTGATTTATGTCCCCTGTCCAGACTGCTGCATGGGTCCAGCCTGCAGCAGCCACATGGCCGTCCCACATGCCTTAATGAGGTGTCCTATCAGTAGAAACACTAACTGAGTGCTTAGGCCATCTTTATGACTTTATGATGTCTGGACACACAAATCATTCCCGCAAATACCAGACCAGGGTAGGTCTCAGCCAGACCAGGCGATGGGCTGTTCCACGTACTTTTGAGgaggtttgttttcagtcaccTGAGTCACTCTTGAGCAATATATTAAAAGAGAGCTTGCAAAGCTGAGGGGGCTGGAAGTTCTTTCAACCTTTAGtgattcagctttttatttCCTGGCAGGAAATTTTACTGCTAGCCAATACTGGCTTAGATTACATACTGGAATTGAATTTGTAGCCTTCTATAATGAGCTTATTGAACACCAGGAAGTGTTGGAAACTATAAGAGCCTCATATAATTCCAGCGCCATAACTCCGTAGATAGGCAGCTCATTGCTCATTCAAAGTTAATTGCACCAAGGCCCATCATCCCTTCTGTACCCATGTGTGTCCAATCAAAAGCTGTTGATTCATGCGCCACTTTCTGGTTCTGActgctttctcttttccttctcttccGCCCCTCAGTTTCATTTGCCAGATCAGAGAACTTGGGTAAGTTCCTCTCAAACATACAGTTTTGCCATGTGTCCGTACGTCAAGCAAACAAACCCTATCCCACAATTAATGCACGAGCTGCGAAACAGTTTCCAACTGACATCACCCAGCATTCGCATGGCTTTGGCctgtcacactcacacactgactCGACTGCTCAGagacaataaaaagaaatttcaTATCAGTGTTTATAATGTTTAACATACTATGGTATGTGTATCCAAGcctttttgatttgtttacaTCTTTCGATCTTGATGTATCTTTACTTCTAACATGAAAGTGTTTCAGTGGGGATTTCCAACTGAGCTACACCCTTTCCATGCACCAGCCCTGAATATATGTTTGCTTATTTGGAGAATGAAGCAGACCTCTTGCAAATGGGcatggggggaggggggatgagtggaaCGTGGGGTGGTGAGTGGTCTTTAGGGGTGCTGCTTTACATCACCAAGAGGGTAACAGTCTCTTTGGGACACTGGCGGGGGGAGCGGGAGGTTAGTTCCTCCCTCTAAACATCTGGTTCCCGATAAAGATCAACAAATGAGAATGCATCTCGCTAATTAGGGCCCTAACAGCATCACTGACATCTGAAGATAGCCAATCAACTGCTGGTCCCAGAGTGGTGCTACAGAAACAAGCAAGTTTACAGATGCATACACACTGCCCAGAGGGAGGGATAGGGGGGTTTTAGTAggggtgtgtgtctgtatgtgtgtgtgtgtggttgaatGTACATGCGGGTAGATCAAAATGTCGAACATTTCGCACGCAATATTTCCAAGTGAGCCTGACTCGACATCCATaaaatcatttcagtgtttgaaGTGTAACATGGAGCTGACTGATGGTCACTTGTCTATTGGACTGGACGTGTGAGTCATTTGCCGTGTCCCCGCACACAAGTTATTTGGCAAGGAAAATCTCCTTTTTGGAGCATTTAGTGaaaaaatttttaaattgcagcaACGGATTTAAAGAACAGTTgtgatgagtttttttttttatcatgtcaAGTAGTCAGTATGCAAAGAAAATATACCCCGCCAtgtatattttttcatataaaaaGAGACGAGTCTTAACAGAGAGCAGCCGCATGAGTAGACTGAGGTGGGATCAGAATTCCCCAGTAGATGGAGCCAAGATGGAGTAGCTTTCAGCTCTAAAAATGTCTTATCGAACAGGTTCGATACTGCCGACAGCTTTAGGGGCCCTAATGTTCCCAGGAGTTATGGCTTCTCATTGAGCAGTGCAGACAAACTGAGCATTCATTCCAGTTTCTGAAAAGAGCCCAATGAAATACATTCAAAAGAAATATGAAAGCATTTCACCTCCCTCTTGCCTATCTTTCAGCCCGTCCCCCCCTTCTTTTCTCACTTCCTcgccttctctttctctcttctctcccaCTTGGTCTCTCTTTTGCCTTTGATTCATGGCGTTTAGCACTGGCATATTCATAATCAAACAGACCTGACACTCCACATCCTCCCTCAGTGGGAACGCCGACGGCTGCGGCAGGAACTTTACACTCGGCCGTCACTCCTAATCAGCCACTCCCAACACCCGACTCCACCGCCATCCATCAGCCATCAGTCCTTCTCTCTCCGGACTCTGTTTTGCCTTTTCTTACTTTCTTGTTTGCacgctttttttcctccctctttgtctctctttcttccattccccctcccccccccccctcctctatCATCTAGTCCTTCATCATGCTTCTTCTCCAATTCTCGTGCTCTGTTTCTTTTCCCTCAGTCTCCTCGATCTTGGCGTGAAGCCTGAGAGTGACAGGGGGTGAAAGCAGGAGATGGAATGTCAAAGTCGGAGCAGGGCTCTGGTGGAGGACCCGAATCACCATTGATTTGTTGCCTTATTGAaataagaaagagaaacaggctGAAAATTCAATACAGGCAAAATAATGCAAATGTGTGAgtctgctaaaaaaaagaaaactttgtaagggtgtgtgtgtgtgtgcgtgtttgtgtgtgtgtgtgtgtgtgcgcgtgtgtgtgtgtgtgtgtgtgtgtgtgtgtgtgtgtgtgtgtgtgtgtgtgtgtgtgtgagatggcCTGTCAAGCCCTGCGGCCTACTGAGACCCCtgcccctccctctcctcctccctctagTTCTCCCTTCACTCCCCCTCCAGCCCCCCGCTCCTCCCCCATCCCGCCCCTCTCAGCACAGCGATATCATTATTACCCGTGTCTGGCCCTTGATCAGTAATGTCAACATCTTTCATATTGACGAATGTGCTGTCTGCCCGCATTGTGCACAGAATGGTTTACAGCCCGGCAGTGGACATGAATCACTcctctgccacacacacacacaaacacgcacacacagacagatacaCACTAAGCATGTGCAATCACATGCAACGGACATGCCTGTAAGCACACacattttgcacacacacaaatacattacAGGAACATtcctcactctctcacacaaatATATTTTCCGTTTTTTACACACACTGAAGGTAGTTAATCAACTACGACCACCATGCAGCTCATAGTTTCTCATTCATATACATACATgagcgcacatacacacacggatATCTCCCCGGAGAGTATCCGATGAAAGTAAAGGTTCAGCTTCATTAGCAGATTGGCTGCAGTCCTCCtatgtgcgtgtgcgtgtgtgtttatctgCCTACTGTACATGCATGTTTGGAACAGAACAAGCAATGGCTTAATTTAACATTCACAGCTGCACACCTGCTCGCCACTAGCCATGAATGGAAGCGAACTGGTTTTCATTTTTCGGCAAAGTTATGAATCAGTTTCCAGTGTTCTTGTCATGCACATACAGGAATTTGACCTTGTGATGTATGAATTATTCATGAGCGTCATAATGAGAATTCTCCTTCGGCACTTGTTTGACTTTTCAACTGTTTTTTGCCTGTAAACAAGACTCATTACTCAAACGATGTGAGCGAATCTATATAGAAAGTAGGTTCTCTATTAAGAAAAATCCATAACTCTTTGGCTTATGTGCTTAATGTAAAGAATGTGGGATTTCTGTGCTTCTTAGGTAttgtcagtttttgcatttttattgcatCTGGCAATCAGAAACCAAAACACGCTGAATGTGTTGTCTCAAAATCTTGTTTATGAAAAGTCagatttcatttcttcttagctGACATGGCCCCTCACTCTGTCCTTCCTTTTTCCTATCTCTTCAGATGACTGCAATCGAGAACATGGCAGAGAAGCTGGAAACGTTTGGCTCCTTGAAGCCAGAGCCTGGTGACCTGCTGCGCTCGGTTCCCTCCATGTTTGACTTCAGAGCTCCGCCCTCGGCGCTTCCCGACACGCTACTGCGCAAGGGAAAGGAGCGCTACACATGCAGGTAACTAAAGCCCCTAGTTTGGCttgtatttttcacttttaagtcagtcataaattatttttttaatagtttttagtagtctctgcagtttttctttctttttcctttctcagAATATTTTCTTGTAAATCTTGTCTGAGACTGGTGTGCGTTTTGTgggtagttttttgtttttatatggtTGTGTTTTAGTGAGAACACATTGCAGTAAGAATTCCTGTTCTTTTTTTGGAAGCActtaaaaattgcaaaatgttATGTACTCCTTTATAGATACTGTGGAAAAATATTCCCTCGCTCTGCCAACCTGACACGCCACCTGAGGACTCACACAGGAGAGCAACCGTATAGGTAAGAGCATTTTTTACGGGCTCCTCGTGTTTTTTTACTTTGCGATTGTATCCCTCAACCTATCCTTACTTAGCTCTAAAAGTCTGCAGGCACATAATTGTCCAGTCAAAAATCCGATTTGCACCATAGCCGATTAACACCCCATGAAAAAGAGCTGCTTTTCTCCCCTCACACATATGAGTGAAAGCAGGgcacacactttcacacagtGTACTCTGAGCCACACATACAGACAGCACAACTCGTTTGTTAACAGCATGTGGATGTTTTCCCAGGGATTTCTTGTCTACAGTTAGAACAgagtttatgtgtgttttcttatgCCATTAAAGGCCTGGAATAATTATACTACTGCTAAACAATTTGCCTGATGAAAAATGGCGTCCATCGCCTGGGTGAAAGGGGAGGTTTGGGGGGATTTGGGTTGTTGAGGAGCACAGGCAGATGTCCACACCCGGCAGCTGTGGTCACAGAGTGATCTACAACAACTTTGGCTACTCCAAATAGAGGCTTACATCCCATCTAAACAGTTATTCCCATCTTATTCCAGAAATCGTGGTTAAAAAAATAGTAATTTTAGCTCTtagtgattattttttttccattttggaaGCTTTGTTTAAAGGCTCCCCTTTCTGCTCCTATCAGCCCAGCAGATTTTTCCAGGTGCATCTGAAGTACTAGTTACAATACAACAGTGGTCCAGTACCCATGCAAAAATTAATTCTGAAGACTTACTACATTTGGATGCCTCGGTGCTTGGCTTTGTAGTTACTAAGgtagaggaattttggcccaaaGTTCGGAAGGGGCCTGCTGACCacaggggagagagaaagacagatgcAGGCCTCTACTGCCCCAGCCTGATAGCCTGCACTCTACATGCTGGCATGCCATTAAAGATCACCGccttttattgtaattttttgtGGAGATAACCGGGGGGGAGGGTTCCTGAGGGACAGCCAATCGAGCGAGCTAATTCCACAAGAAGAAAAGATGTAATCTTCTCGTATAATTTTGCATGAAGAAACTTGGCAGGAGCTCCTAATTTTTGCAGGGCTCAAACCAAATCTGTTGCGTGCTTATTTTGTGAGAGAAGAATGCAATTTTATTGCGCTGGCTGGAGATAAGAGGCAGAGCTGTTTCACCTTAAACAAGCTCCTCCATCATGTCTGGGACTGTGGGACTGCTGGGACTGTCTgtatgagcatgtgtgtgtgtgtgtgtgtgtgtgtgtgtgtgtgtgtgtgtgtgtgtgtgtgtgtgtggtgtcctACATTATGTATCCCATTATGTTTCCCCACATAACAAACCGCAGGTTCCTGATTCATTATGCAGTACAGTTGTATTTATGACCAGCGGCATGTGCGCTTTgatgttttcttcatttaattACTGAGCTAAACGAAAGGCATTTACTTTCTTTCTGCAGGTGTAAGTACTGTGACCGCTCCTTCAGCATCTCCTCCAACCTACAGCGTCACATTCGCAACATCCACAACAAGGAGAAGCCGTTTAAGTGCCACCTGTGCGACCGCTGCTTCGGTCAGCAGACAAACCTGGATCGCCACCTCAAAAAGCACGAGAACGGCAATCTGTCAGGTGTGTAGCAAGTTTTGTAGACCGtggacatatatatatatatatatatatatatatatatatatatatatatatatatatatatatatatatatatattttgtaataagATACATTAATCaagctactttttctttttttttctttccgtATTATCAGAGAAAATGAGAGCAGCATTTGCTGACTCCTTAGATTCATCAATCATTCCACTGCATagcataaaacaaaatatactcCTGATCGAGAGAATCTCAGAGGCTGAgaaattaaattatataaatCTGTCATCGACCTCtgcaacaacagcacaaaatatttttgaatgAGCTGCTTTCATCAGCAGCACAGCTC comes from Astatotilapia calliptera chromosome 14, fAstCal1.2, whole genome shotgun sequence and encodes:
- the mecom gene encoding MDS1 and EVI1 complex locus protein isoform X6, whose amino-acid sequence is MRSKGRARKLATSDGDDKIPLYPSDILDDVCGSDGDPTPSSALPEDPGSPSLSDDESSPQDHLSFQHQSIFFPQEDLSIPFDFELRESTVPSGGLGIWSRRKVNVGERFGPYEGEHRPCLQDPTQGWEILDGSGHVKFCVDASKPDIGSWLKHIQFAPAAKQHNLTACQIDDQIFYKVTREIFPGQELLLFMKAEEYSCDTMAPDIHEERQYRCEDCDQHFESRNQLLDHQKKPCGMPPSSFLNPGGDNDLKAQEPQDLRPLHMSQGLHECKECDQVFPDVQSLEAHSLSHSEEREYKCDQCPKAFNWKSNLIRHQMSHDSGKHYECENCSKQVFTDPSNLQRHIRSQHVGARAHACSECGKTFATSSGLKQHKHIHSSVKPFMCKSLRPYLCEVCHKSYTQFSNLCRHKRMHADCRTQIKCKDCGQMFSTTSSLNKHRRFCEGKNHFTAGGLFAQGMPLPGAPGLDKSALAMGHSSAGLADYFGASRHHSGLTFPAAPAFPFSFPGLFPSGLYHRPPLIPATTSPVRQPSHAPVAGPGVELSKSPLLPPSPGAQESQELLKALRKDGGSPGSQMPVSDSQGSSYTKQKNKQSDQSESSDLDDVSTPSGSDLESTSGSELESDMDSERERGAARENGKGPKRKASEGGPQSPGLMGSSAAKDFPGPSLIPSPLDEHTAVTGAVNDSIKAIASIAEKYFGSTGLAGLQDKKVGSLPYPSMFPLPFFPAFSPPVYPFPDRDLRTAGLKGEPQSPADDCKKAQGKSSSESPFDLTTKRKEEKLASFASSKPEMAQSMGQDQPLDLSLGARGRGRNPREEETKKNPNYEEEKGVVEIPKADTSLQHARPTPFFMDPIYSRVEKRRMSDPFETLKDKYMRPAPGFLFHPQMTAIENMAEKLETFGSLKPEPGDLLRSVPSMFDFRAPPSALPDTLLRKGKERYTCRYCGKIFPRSANLTRHLRTHTGEQPYRCKYCDRSFSISSNLQRHIRNIHNKEKPFKCHLCDRCFGQQTNLDRHLKKHENGNLSGTAMSSPQSELDSSSAILDDKEDSYFNEIRNFISNTSQNQTSPDPSEEGLNGGPFEEEKPLMASHRSHDLEDEEAEELGADEEEGEEPSNTPEKSESKVLQSDLDDPIIQDEMDLSEPNDLNLSCKTSPRRYKDEEEQSSYSALDHIHRFTEMRKLDESELSDGDGDGDEEDGSFGSPSLTEAVKQPLFRKSKSQAYAMMLSLAEKDTLHPATHTPATMWHSLARAAAESSAIQSLSHV